A region of the Coleofasciculus sp. FACHB-T130 genome:
ATTGACCAGCTCCAGTAAGGACACAAATTTTTTGGTTGAATTGGGCAAGGATTGGCAACCCGTCTTCAACAATTACGCTGATTTGTGGCAAATCTACGAAAAGAATCTGCAAAACTTAGGTCAGCTTTGGGCAGAACCACTGCGGCAACCACTAGCGATGGCGACTCAGGCGATGAGCGGCGACAATGCAACGTCGCCGTCCACCAACCTCTACTGGGACTATCAACAGACCTTTGGCAACTTTCTTTTAAGCCCAAGCCTGGGATATACCCGTGAGTTCAACAACAAACTGCTGAAAAGCTTTGATGCCTGGACAAATTTCTATAAAGCAAGCTTTGACTATCAGTTAGTGCTGCTCGATGTCTGGGTGAAAGCCTGTGAGCAGCTGGTGCGATTGGCATCTTCCCAGGAAAAAGGCGAAACGCTTCAGAACTGGCGGCAGTTTCAGCAAGTCTGGAGTAGGGTATTTGACCAAGCATTCGCACAGACGTTCCGTTCAGAAAATGCCCTTCAGATCCAGGGTAAGTTCTTGAATGCAGCCATGACCTACAGGCTCCACCAGCAACAGCTAATGGAAGTGTTTCTGAAGATGAATGACTTGCCAACTCGCAGCGAAGTCGATGAGATGCACCACAGCATCTACGAACTGCGGAAAGAAATTAAAAGCCTGAAAAAAGCTTTAGCAGAATCCCAACGCCGCGAAGTGTCTTGAGGATGCAATGCACGAGTTTACCGAGCTAACCGAAAAACTGTTTAAGGGTGCCCATAACTTAAGTCACCTGCGCGAGGAGGACATTCAGATTGGGGTGACACCCAAGGAAGAGGTTTACCGCGAAGATAAGGTGGTGCTGTACCGCTTCACTCCCAAGGTGGAGCCTTCACTGAATATCCCCATCCTGATTGTTTACGCTCTCGTTAACCGTCCCTACATCGTCGATTTACAGGAAGGGCGATCGCTTGTTGCTAACTTGCTCAATCTTGGTTTGGATGTTTACCTGATTGACTGGGGCTATCCGAGTCGAGGCGATCGCTTTTTGACCCTTGACGACTACATCAATGGTTATATCAATGACTGTGTGGACGTAGTACGCGATCGCTACAATCTAGAGCAAATCAACCTGTTAGGAATTTGTCAGGGAGGCGCTTTCAGTCTCTGCTACAGTTCCATTTACCCGGAGAAGGTAAAAAACCTAATTACTATGGTCACTCCGGTGGATTTTCACACCCATGAGGGACTGCTCAATGTTTGGGGTGGAAGCACTCTGGGGTCACAAGCTCTGGATGTGGATTTAATGGTAGATACTCTGGGTAATATCCCTGGCGACTTCATGAATTTAGAGTTCTTGATGCTAAAGCCATTTCAGTTAGGAATTCAGAAGTATATTGACTTTCTGGATACTATCGATGAGGACACGTTGCTTAACTTTCTCCGCATGGAAAAGTGGATTTTTGATAGTCCTGACCAAGCTGGGGAAGCTTATCGACAGTTTATGAAGGATTTCTACCAGGGAAACAAACTCATCAAAGGCGAGATCGAGATTGGCAAGAAGCGAGTAAATCTGGAGAAGATTTGCATCCCAGTTTTGAACATTTATGCCGAGCAAGATCATCTAGTTCCCTCGGCTTCTTCCTTGGCTCTTGAGAAGTATATCGGGAGCGAAGACTATACCGTGCGCTCCTTCCCAGTCGGGCATATCGGGATGTATGTGAGCAGTAAGGTGCAGCGAGACCTTCCTCCCACGATTGTTGATTGGCTGAAGGCGCGAGTCTAGAACAGTTGGCATCTAGCAATTCTCTATTGGATGCAGTAAGGTTTAACCCCACCTCTGCCTCTCCCCGCGAACGGAGAGGGGTTCAATATTCTCCCCTCTCCGTAAACGGAGAGGGGATGGGGGTGAGGTTCCGAGTGTATATTGCACTAAGAGTGAGAACCGCTATATATAAGCTTTGCGGAGCGCTTTTCGGAAGGCTTTGCTAACGCTTTACAGCAGCTGGCGATCGCGCGATCGCAACCCTCCACACCCCCACCTCTTAGGTCTGTGCCGCCTATACCGCAAGCGGTATAGGCGGCACAGAATTTTAATTCGCTAGCATATATGAGCCAGGTTTTCAGTTCCTGGTCAATTAACACCTCAAGACATTCGGACTAGGGTCTAAATACTTCTCCCGATGCCGTCAGTTGTTTCTTGCAACGGCTCAACCCTAGAACATTCCTAATACCCGATGTCCGAAGCCTCACCCAAGCCAGTCAATCAACTGCTAGCTGCTCTGCCAGATGCTGAGTACCAAGGCCTTGTTCCCAATCTAGAGCACGTCTCGCTCCCTTTTAAGCAAGTCCTTTACGAGGTTGGTGAACCAATTAAATACGTCTATTTCCCCGATCGGGCAATCGTTTCTTCCCTCACCACGATGGCAGATGGCTCGATGGTCGAAGTTGCTTTAGTGGGAAATGACGGAGTGGTCGGTCTCCCCGCCGCTTTGGGAGATAACATCGCCACTACAATCGCAATGGTGCAGGTACCAGACTCTGCCATGAGGATGAAGGCAAGCGTGCTGAAAACCGAGTTTCAGCGGGGTGCTTCACTGCAAAGTCTGCTACTGCGCTACATGCAGGCGCTGCACGCCTTCGTTTCCCAAAATGCTGCCTGCAATCGCCTCCATTATCTGGAGGGGAGACTGGCTCGTTGGCTGCTGCTCGTCTGTGACCGTGTAGAGTCAAAGGAGTTGCCCATGACTCATGAATTTATGAGCCAGATGCTGGGTGTACGACGTGCGGGTGTCACGGAGGTGGCTAACGCTCTTCAACAGGCAGAACTGATTCGCTACACTCGTGGCAAAGTTACCATCCTAAATCGGGAAGAATTGGAAGCGGTTTCGTGTGAGTGTTATCAAATCATCCAGGGCGAGTACGCTAGGTTGCTAGGCACTAAGAACGGTTGAGAGTTGTTGTTAGAGGAAGAAGCGATCGCTTCTCTCTCTAGCTGCTCTCGCAGCTCAATATTGATGAAAGTTCATGAAAGCCGTTATCTCGCAACCTGTCTAGGCTAGATGAGCTTACTGGTGTTAGACACTGACACCGCCAGTACCGCTAACCCTACAGCTCCCAGTACAGCGCTCGCATCCCACCTTGCGGTTAGATGAGTTTCCTGCCCAGTGGAGTAACTGTTCGCCCGTGAGTTCTTGGTGACATCTCCTGCACCAACCTGAGTACAGGTATGGTGTAGGCTTCGCAACCAATCCGGCTATTGCTTTCACTAAATCGTCCCCTTGCTCAAAAGATTTAGCTAATCAACATCAGTTCTGTTCGCTTTACGGGCGATCGGGTTGCTGTCAATACATCCTCAGCGGAATCAACCAGTACGAATTGCAGTTCGCGCCGCACATCTTCCGTTAACTCAAGTTAACGCTATAGCAAATTATCGATTTCTAACTTTATCTTTAGGATGATTTATCTAATGATTTATAGATAAGTTATAGAGAACCAAACGTGAGAATTATCACATTTTATAAAAAACAGTTTCCCTCGCCTTTGTATTTTGAATAACACATTAATTTAATATTTCACTTAGTTGGAAGATAGGTTGATATGGCGATCGCTCTTACTCAGTGCATACCATTAGCTAGAGGATAAAAAATGAATCGCAGCTTAAGATATCTGATAACACAGGGAATTTCATCAAGGAACGATGGGCTTATTACTAATAGACATGGATGGCACGCTCCGCGAACCACTCAGCGGACAGCAATACTTCCAACATCCCAAAGATCAACGCATTATTGACGGTGCTGATATTGCCATTCGCGCCTACAAAGATGATTGGATTATTGTTGGCATCACCAACCAAGGTGGAGTTGCCGCAGGTCATAAGTCTATGCAACGGTGCATCCAAGAACAGCAATACACCCTTGAGTTATTCCCTGAGTTGAGAGAAATTTACTTTTGCCCAGACTTTGAGGGTAAAAAATGTTTCCGCGTCACTCATCACAATGTTCATAACCACAGCCAAACCAAGTGGTCTGGACAGTATCGCAAACCGCAATCGGGTATGTTGCAACTAGCAATGGTGAGACACAAACATACTCCGCAAAATTCGCTCTATGTAGGAGATCGCCCCGAAGACGAACAAGCTGCCCAACGAATAGGTGTACCCTTTCAATGGGCATGGGACTGGATCGCACAACATCAAGAAGCGATCGCTCCCAACCTGACAGAAGCACGGTAACAAGAGAGGATACTCATGGAACGAGAGATTACAGATAGCGACGGCATTACCTGGACGTGCATTCAAGCCTATTCTGGGCTTGACAACAACGCAGAAAACCGGGATGCGGCGCAGGTTAAAGGGCAGGAGGATACCTACTGGGTCGTTTGTACGCCCAGTGGTGGCGCGAAGTCGGTGCGGCTCAAACTTCAGGGTGAATGGGAAAAATCCTACTCTGACGAGATGTTGCTCGATGAAATTCAAGCACAGCAGGAGGTATGATCGCAGCAAAATTCGCTGTATGTAAGCGATCGCCCGAAAGATGAACAAGCTGCCCAACGAGTAGGTGTACCCTTTCAATGGGCATGGGACTGGACCTGTGCAACATCAAACTCTAGTCTTAAGTATTCTCTTGGCAGCATCGATACCTGATAAAGCAGCACCTTCCATAAAACCTTGCCACTCGTAAAAAGAGTTAGCGTGTTCGCCAGCAAAGTAAATATTTTTAAACGGTTTACCTTCATTACCTGCAATTGTTGTGAAATAACCGGGGTGATTGCAGGTGTAACTGCCCTGGAATAGGGGGTTAGAAGGCCAGTGTTCTAGATGCACTAAAAAATTATTGCCGTTGCGTGTGGCTGCCTTTAAAGTGCCAGGAAAAACGCGGTTAAGGTCGTTGAGAAAAGCCCCTGCTTCCTGCTGAACTTGATTAGGATTAATGTTTTTGCCTCGATTTCCACCAGAGTAGTCGGTCAGCACTGCTCTATTATTAGTTGAATTTTGTGGGTTTGTTTCCCAAGTGTTTTGATGATTTGATAAATCTGAATAGGATGAGCCGTCACTGCCAAGAGCAACCCAAGGGCGACTATTAAAGCCAACCATCATCTTAGCGTTGGTTCCATAGCGCAAATTATTAATCGCAAATAGTTTCTCGGCAGGCAGTTGAAGACCTTTTAAATCAACTTGGCGCAAAGTTGAGAAGGGAATCGCAAAGACAACTGCATCATATTTGGCAGATGAAGCATCATTAAATGTTAATTCTACTTTGCCTGCACTATCAAAGCGGACTCCTACTAACTGCTTGTTATAGTTAATTTGTCCTTGCAGTCGGCTACGCAGACCTTCAACAATTTGCTGGTTGCCGTTAATGACGTGATAGCGCTCATCGCTGAAGACACCAAAGGGTGTAAACTTCGATCGCTTGTCGGCGTGAATGAAAAAGAGAAAACTGAGGCTGCTTTGCTGGTCAATCTCTAAACCGTACTCGGCAATATAAGCAGCTTTGATAACACCTTTGATTAGGTTTCCGGCATTACGGCTATCTAGATAGTCTCGCAGACTGAGCAAGTCGAGCTTTTTGTCAGCATCAGTATAATTGTCGGCGGTGGGCTGTGCAGATAGCGATCGCAAGTCGGTACGCATAGCGGCAACAAAATTGCGGAATTCATCCACAACCACTGACTCTGAATAGCGCTGACCGTTGAAATAGTAAAAAACTTCTCCTGGTTGTTTTGATAAATCTTCTGTCTTGAGGTTAAACTCCCGCACGTATCCCAGCATTGTCTTGTGCAAGTTGTCAATAAACTCGCCGCCTCTTTCCACAACCTGACCGGGAAAATTAACACTCCCAGCAAAATCGCCTCCCAGAGAATAACAGCGACCGCCACTTCTATTGCTTGCTTCAAATACGGTAGCGTTAATCCCGTTTTTCTTCAGTTCGTACCCGCAAGCAAGTCCGGCTAAACCAGCCCCCACAATTCCAACTCTTACATCTGCTGGTACAGGAGCTGCGAGGGTACGGTGAAGCAATCCTGAGCCTACTCCTATTGTCGCGCCGATCGCACTCAGCTTGCCCATATCAGTAAAAAATTCGCGCCGATTCGTGCGCCGTACCGCCATCAATGCCTCAAGAGATGCAATTCGCTCAATTCCCTCGTTGGTGGAGATATTTTGCTTTTGGCAATAGCGAGCAATGCGGATAGCACGTGCTAAGTTGTCGAAGAGTGGGGAACGACTCATGATAGCTTTTTCTCCTCACGCAGAGATTAATAAACGTCCTGTGCAACTTTATACTCAGAACCCTCGTTGTTATCGGGGGCTTTCTTAAAGTTACACGTTGCGCGATCATCAGTTGAGTGATTCAAGGACGTCAAGCTATCTCTTGCATTGATACTGAAACGAGCACAAAAAAAGTAGTCCCACAAGGACTACTTTTGCATTACAGAATCAGAGCCAAGGAGGGCAGATGAAATAATTTCCAGCCGTAAGCATTAGAACACTGTCTTTACTTCGAGAAGGTATTCTGGTTACGCGCTAGGTTGAGCATTCGATGAACTTGGCATAGCGATTTCTGCTGACTTCACAAATCCGAAGTAGAAAGCGATCGCAGCAGTTAGAGCATTGAGCCAGATATTATTTCCAAAAAGTGGTGTAAGCCCAAACAGCGTATTTGCAAAGGGCAGCAATCCTAAAATAGCACCTGCTGCATAAAGGATAGCGAAGATGCGATTGAACACAATTGCTCCGCTTAAGCTAGTAAATGCCGCAATTCCCCAAACACCCACTAAAACGCCAATTGCATTATGAAAATAGTTGGTGGGGAATACTCCGAATATATAGCCGAAACCTGGTTCGGAGGTAAAGTTCTCAGAAGGAGTGACAAAACCAGGCATAAATCCAGCTAAGCCAAGTGACAAGAAAAGGAGACCTAGGATTAGAGCAGCGTAACGAATTGAAGAAACTGAAGATGTTGATGTTTGCGATGTTGATGTTTGCATGGCAGTATTTTGGTTTTTTAAAATTTTGGGTGTGGGCTAAACAAGTGTTTTGCTGCTGTTGGAGAAATACAGACAGCTTCTAACTGACCATTTAACTTCTAGCGAACCAGGTGGAGTACATCCCGAAGAACGCTATAACCAGCCATATCCCAAAGAAGATAGGCAACAAAACCCAGCATTGCTAGGCGACCGTTCCATAGCTCTTGCTGTGGGTTCCAGCCAAAAATCCAGGCATTGCGATCGGAACCGTTATATGCTGGAGCGACCGTAGGGGTTTTAGCAGTATTGATGGTTGAGTTTTTCATAGTGAATCGTTCTCAATGACGTTGTTTTGATTTCATGCTATCGAGTAGATTTGCTGGTATTGTCTACCGTTAGGATTGCATTCTACCTATATCTAAAGATTCGATTTGTAACGTTCAACTGTTAATATCGGCACAAGAAAAAGCATCCTTATTTACTGATAAAATTTGGAAGAAAAGCCCGAACTTTTATTCCGGATGGTTGACTTCAGGATCGATCGGAAGTTGAATTGGGTCAGTATGGGGTAGCGTTCCTTGAGCATCGCTACTGGGTACGTCGGGATTGTTGTGAAGATTAACCCGACCTTTTTCCGACTGCTCGCCATCTGCCGCATAAGAGCCTGCAATCGTTGAAGCTCCAGCAGTTTTGGCATCGCCTGTGGTTATGGTTGTGGATGAGAAATTAGAAGCAATGGGATGCGCGATCGCTTCTCCCTCTGGGTTTGTGCTGACTCCTGCTGCAATGTTTGCATCTAAAACAGCACTTCCACCTGCATCGGAGAATGCAAAAACTTGAGCCTGTTGAGATGCGCCAACTTCTTGATTTGGCTCACTTGCTTGATTCGGCATGGATGCATTACTCTTTTCTAATTTCTCGGTGAATCTCTTAGAACAATTACTGTGGTATCAACCTCTCCCCTTCCACTAGCTTCACTCGCGATCGCCATCAGCCACCACTAAAACGAAATACACAAGCCAGAAGCAGCATTTCAGTCAGAGCAACTAGCACTTCAGTTCGTTGTATAGAGCGGCGAAACTCAACAGACAAACCTTGAGTTGGGTTTCTTCCCTCAACCCAACCTACAAAGTTAGCTGAGATCGCATACGTGTTTGGTTTTGCGATCGCTAAATCTAGCTCTCAACCCAGAATCCTTGGAGCAGCGGGATAGAACCGAGCCGAGCAGTTCATTTTCATCAAAGACTTGCCTAATTTTCAGGAATCTTTAATCTTTTTAACGAGAATCAGTTCCTTGATTCGGAGCGCCT
Encoded here:
- a CDS encoding poly(R)-hydroxyalkanoic acid synthase subunit PhaE encodes the protein MERNDTPWLEQSEKLVNIWVETEKMWKSWFDLMRSVTTPETLVNARAEVKDAQPLLDTQAVFVRFLERLTSSSKDTNFLVELGKDWQPVFNNYADLWQIYEKNLQNLGQLWAEPLRQPLAMATQAMSGDNATSPSTNLYWDYQQTFGNFLLSPSLGYTREFNNKLLKSFDAWTNFYKASFDYQLVLLDVWVKACEQLVRLASSQEKGETLQNWRQFQQVWSRVFDQAFAQTFRSENALQIQGKFLNAAMTYRLHQQQLMEVFLKMNDLPTRSEVDEMHHSIYELRKEIKSLKKALAESQRREVS
- the phaC gene encoding class III poly(R)-hydroxyalkanoic acid synthase subunit PhaC — encoded protein: MHEFTELTEKLFKGAHNLSHLREEDIQIGVTPKEEVYREDKVVLYRFTPKVEPSLNIPILIVYALVNRPYIVDLQEGRSLVANLLNLGLDVYLIDWGYPSRGDRFLTLDDYINGYINDCVDVVRDRYNLEQINLLGICQGGAFSLCYSSIYPEKVKNLITMVTPVDFHTHEGLLNVWGGSTLGSQALDVDLMVDTLGNIPGDFMNLEFLMLKPFQLGIQKYIDFLDTIDEDTLLNFLRMEKWIFDSPDQAGEAYRQFMKDFYQGNKLIKGEIEIGKKRVNLEKICIPVLNIYAEQDHLVPSASSLALEKYIGSEDYTVRSFPVGHIGMYVSSKVQRDLPPTIVDWLKARV
- a CDS encoding Crp/Fnr family transcriptional regulator, which encodes MSEASPKPVNQLLAALPDAEYQGLVPNLEHVSLPFKQVLYEVGEPIKYVYFPDRAIVSSLTTMADGSMVEVALVGNDGVVGLPAALGDNIATTIAMVQVPDSAMRMKASVLKTEFQRGASLQSLLLRYMQALHAFVSQNAACNRLHYLEGRLARWLLLVCDRVESKELPMTHEFMSQMLGVRRAGVTEVANALQQAELIRYTRGKVTILNREELEAVSCECYQIIQGEYARLLGTKNG
- a CDS encoding HAD-IIIA family hydrolase, with amino-acid sequence MGLLLIDMDGTLREPLSGQQYFQHPKDQRIIDGADIAIRAYKDDWIIVGITNQGGVAAGHKSMQRCIQEQQYTLELFPELREIYFCPDFEGKKCFRVTHHNVHNHSQTKWSGQYRKPQSGMLQLAMVRHKHTPQNSLYVGDRPEDEQAAQRIGVPFQWAWDWIAQHQEAIAPNLTEAR
- a CDS encoding NAD(P)/FAD-dependent oxidoreductase produces the protein MSRSPLFDNLARAIRIARYCQKQNISTNEGIERIASLEALMAVRRTNRREFFTDMGKLSAIGATIGVGSGLLHRTLAAPVPADVRVGIVGAGLAGLACGYELKKNGINATVFEASNRSGGRCYSLGGDFAGSVNFPGQVVERGGEFIDNLHKTMLGYVREFNLKTEDLSKQPGEVFYYFNGQRYSESVVVDEFRNFVAAMRTDLRSLSAQPTADNYTDADKKLDLLSLRDYLDSRNAGNLIKGVIKAAYIAEYGLEIDQQSSLSFLFFIHADKRSKFTPFGVFSDERYHVINGNQQIVEGLRSRLQGQINYNKQLVGVRFDSAGKVELTFNDASSAKYDAVVFAIPFSTLRQVDLKGLQLPAEKLFAINNLRYGTNAKMMVGFNSRPWVALGSDGSSYSDLSNHQNTWETNPQNSTNNRAVLTDYSGGNRGKNINPNQVQQEAGAFLNDLNRVFPGTLKAATRNGNNFLVHLEHWPSNPLFQGSYTCNHPGYFTTIAGNEGKPFKNIYFAGEHANSFYEWQGFMEGAALSGIDAAKRILKTRV
- a CDS encoding DUF4383 domain-containing protein, whose product is MQTSTSQTSTSSVSSIRYAALILGLLFLSLGLAGFMPGFVTPSENFTSEPGFGYIFGVFPTNYFHNAIGVLVGVWGIAAFTSLSGAIVFNRIFAILYAAGAILGLLPFANTLFGLTPLFGNNIWLNALTAAIAFYFGFVKSAEIAMPSSSNAQPSA
- a CDS encoding chlorophyll a/b-binding protein; this translates as MKNSTINTAKTPTVAPAYNGSDRNAWIFGWNPQQELWNGRLAMLGFVAYLLWDMAGYSVLRDVLHLVR